One genomic region from Colletotrichum lupini chromosome 7, complete sequence encodes:
- a CDS encoding major facilitator superfamily transporter, giving the protein MASHPEEKGSFGLGREDVESPAVKEEPLPSSPTPSDAEEEKALLWNQDKRIIPLSASIYFLCFLDRSNIGNAKILNSSTGHDMQTETHMSNRDFTIALMIFLIAYAIFEVPSNILLKKLRPSRWLAFLMFSWGSVTIGLGGANSFATVTGVRFLLGVFEAGLFPGLVYYLTFWYKHDERSVRVAMILASATLAGAFGGAIAYGIGHMNQVHGMSGWRWLFILEGIPSCLSAFFVWFFLPDYPESASWLSEREKDLALRRLYHEGSKSSHKTMSWEEAKATLTDWRLYGHYLVYFAMSTPFSSLSLFTPSITSGLGFVDLQAQLMTVPPYAAAYVVQILVAWSADHFNARGVHSAALALIGGVAFAVSAVLPSDAYNARYGCLIVGASGAFACIPPLLGWLTSNIFSTAATGLAIALNVSIGAGLGQIPGVWVYKAEEKARGYPTGHWANAALLFVVVVGCAALRVYYGVKNRGVVRRAAEEGTEPRLYKL; this is encoded by the exons ATGGCCTCACATCCCGAGGAAAAGGGCTCGTTCGGCCTAGGCCGAGAGGACGTCGAGTCTCCCGCCGTGAAAGAG GAACCCTTACCATCCTCCCCAACACCATCCGACGCGGAAGAAGAGAAAGCGCTTCTCTGGAATCAAGACAAACGCATCATCCCGCTCTCCGCGAGCATCTACTTTCTCTGCTTCCTCGACCGATCCAACATCGGCAACGCAAAGATCCTCAACTCCTCCACGGGCCACGACATGCAGACCGAGACTCACATGTCCAACCGCGACTTCACGATCGCCCTCATGATCTTCCTCATTGCCTACGCAATCTTTGAGGTGCCCTCCAACATCCTCCTCAAGAAGCTCCGGCCCTCGCGCTGGCTCGCCTTCCTCATGTTCTCCTGGGGCTCTGTCACCATTGGCCTCGGCGGCGCAAACAGCTTCGCGACGGTGACGGGCGTGCGGTTTCTCCTCGGCGTTTTTGAGGCTGGGCTATTCCCAGGATTGGTGTACTATCTCACCTTTTGGTACAAACATGACGAGAGGAGCGTGAGGGTCGCCATGATTCTCGCGAGCGCGACCTTAGCGGGTGCGTTTGGCGGTGCGATCGCGTACGGGATCGGGCATATGAACCAGGTGCACGGCATGTCGGGGTGGCGGTGGCTCTTCATCCTCGAGGGCATCCCTTCGTGTCTATCTGCCTTTTTCGTGTGGTTCTTCTTACCTGATTATCCTGAGAGCGCCAGCTGGCTTTCAGAACGCGAAAAGGATCTCGCGCTGCGGAGACTCTACCATGAGGGCAGCAAGAGCAGCCACAAGACTATGTCTTGGGAGGAAGCGAAGGCGACGCTGACGGACTGGAGGTTATATGGACACTACCTGGTGTACTTTGCCATGTCGACGCCGTTCTCATCGCTATCGCTGTTTACACCGTCCATTACCTCAGGACTCGGGTTTGTCGATCTGCAAGCCCAGCTGATGACGGTTCCCCCCTACGCTGCAGCATACG TCGTCCAAATCCTCGTAGCATGGTCCGCAGACCACTTCAACGCCCGCGGCGTCCACTCCGCAGCCCTAGCCCTCATCGGCGGCGTCGCCTTCGCGGTCTCGGCCGTCCTCCCGTCCGACGCCTACAACGCGCGCTACGGCTGTCTCATCGTCGGCGCCTCGGGCGCCTTTGCGTGCATCCCGCCACTGCTGGGCTGGCTGACGTCCAACATCTTCAGCACGGCGGCGACGGGGCTCGCCATCGCGCTCAACGTCAGCATCGGCGCCGGACTCGGGCAGATCCCCGGCGTATGGGTCTACAAGGCCGAGGAGAAGGCCCGGGGGTACCCGACCGGCCACTGGGCTAACGCGGCGCTGCTTTTCGTTGTCGTGGTTGGGTGTGCGGCGCTGAGGGTGTACTACGGGGTCAAGAATCGGGGGGTTGTACGGCGGGCGGCGGAAGAGGGGACGGAGCCGAGGTTGTACAAGTTATAA
- a CDS encoding ctr copper transporter codes for MDGMSMATTTTVMAATGTMSMAATTSTKAAMSGMGSSTGCKISMLWNWNVIDSCFISSQWKITSNGMFAGSCIGVILLVMVLEALRRATKEYDRYLIKAHKQQYANAGAVSPSSASADDHGKGPSGSAAAIAANVVPPFRPNVLQQAVRALIHMCQFAVAYFVMLLAMYYNGYLIICIFIGSYIGAFLFQWETIYDGPTSAASEATRIPMPNPFSSPSSSSLAQPSSLSDESRTLPGLNIWLQTIPTTFSIQTFAMAITEIHTKKLSPGFGIEAHNFPFQPDTLDQSARLIQDLVKKHGFLVIRKSGLTDETHVALARHLGELDDVKPYNKAGRINRLQYDELFDVGNIEADGSIVDPKSPRAQAGLGNALFHVDSSFNPRRAGYSMLLAHELPPQGTGGSTEFCDTRAAWDGLDEDMKAELTEKDYVACHSILHSKKLAAPEHFANIEPADYPMGRHKLVQKHEASGRMNL; via the exons ATGGACGGCATGTCAatggccaccaccaccactgtCATGGCTGCTACTGGCACCATGAGCATGGCTGCTACCACCAGCACCAAGGCCGCCATGTCTGGCATGGGAAGCAGTACCGGCTGCAAGATCTCT ATGTTGTGGAACTGGAACGTCATTGACAGCTGCTTCATCAGCAGCCAAT GGAAGATTACCTCCAACGGCATGTTTGCCGGCTCATGTATCGGGGTTATTCTCCTGGTCATGGTTCTTGAGGCTCTTCGCCGCGCCACCAAGGAGTACGACAGATACCTCATCAAGGCCCACAAGCAGCAATACGCCAACGCCGGTGCCGTCTCCCCGAGCTCCGCTAGCGCCGACGACCACGGCAAAGGCCCCTCCGGCTCCGCCGCCGCTATCGCCGCAAACGTCGTCCCGCCTTTCCGCCCCAACGTTCTGCAGCAAGCCGTCCGCGCACTCATCCACATGTGCCAATTCGCCGTCGCTTACTTTGTCATGCT TCTTGCCATGTACTATAACGGTTACCTCATCATCTGCATCTTCATCGGTTCCTACATCGGTGCCTTCCTGTTCCAATGGGAGACTATTTACGATGGCCCCACCTCTGCTGCCAGCGAGGCCACC CGAATTCCGATGCCCAACCCCTTCTCCTCCCCTTCGTCAAGTT CGCTTGCTCAACCCTCTTCCCTCTCCGACGAGTCCCGCACTCTCCCAGGT CTCAACATCTGGCTGCAAACCATCCCGACCACTTTCTCCATACAGACTTTTGCAATGGCTATCACCGAAATTCATACCAAGAAGCTCAGCCCCGGCTTCGGGATCGAAGCACATAACTTTCCATTTCAACCTGACACACTCGATCAAAGCGCTCGCCTGATTCAAGATCTTGTCAAAAAG CACGGCTTCCTCGTCATCCGCAAAAGCGGCCTTACAGACGAAACCCACGTCGCCCTAGCCCGACATCTCGGCGAGCTAGACGATGTCAAGCCCTACAACAAAGCGGGTCGTATCAACCGCCTCCAGTACGACGAGCTCTTTGACGTAGGAAACATCGAGGCAGACGGTTCCATCGTCGACCCCAAATCCCCGCGTGCCCAGGCTGGGTTGGGTAATGCTCTCTTTCACGTCGATTCGAGTTTCAATCCTAGGCGGGCGGGCTATTCCATGCTCCTGGCACATGAGTTGCCTCCCCAGGGTACAGGTGGAAGCACAGAGTTTTGCGATACCAGGGCTGCGTGGGATGGGCTGGATGAGGATATGAAGGCGGAGTTGACGGAGAAAGACTACGTTGCTTGCCATTCTATCCTGCATTCCAAGAAACTCGCGGCCCCGGAGCACTTTGCGAACATTGAACCCGCAGACTATCCGATGGGACGACACAAGCTAGTGCAAAAACATGAAGCTTCCGGACGGATGAACCTttaa
- a CDS encoding tetratricopeptide, whose amino-acid sequence MSMTHMTMNFPKNIFSEANHKAIGSTIRPQRSPEPKRHTMEGIFFSICPYRIRSKPYKAIVFPGSSIAKGLSKVGNKAVKTTPRAGFQAGARFASSTSQLHHSSNQLITQLGLSRLHHQNKSQSNSSTRNQTSNNSNHNPADMPTEGVYYTPNGKKTVIPLENNPDVFTSLIHDLGISPELGFFDVYSFDEPSLLSLVPRPALALIFISPAPMYYAVRSADGTKLAKEDGVTYAGSGSEEPVIWFRQTIGNACGLYALIHAVGNGPAREFVQEGSLIESLLKEAEPLKWEERADVLYNSLPLEEAHMKAARRGDTAAPPAEEKPGYHFIAFVKGKDGHLWELEGGSDGPVDRGLLEEGEDMLSEGDAKRLPNVASNIGVLTLLTELTSPALGVEDTPSQRPRPSNQHAALLQPSKELEGRAWAVFFPAFAAFDCLTPRREFQVLFLSNSHTTNLPDTLTTLIRTFPQTHTYTHITMASADELKALGNKAIAEKNFDEAVAKFTEAIEIQPDNHILYSNRSAAYASKKDWQNALNDAKKTTEIKPDWPKGWGRLGTAQYGLGDLLAANDAYEEGLKVDPNNAGLKKDLAAVQKAMKSEAGGDAGDPMGGLGNMFNDPQLVQKLAANPKTAGFLADPAFMAKLQQMKANPSASPDLFSDPRMLQVLGVLMGVDMQMGMPDNMPEDAEMRDAPPPPQSKPAAPKKAPTPEPEPEPEEEDEEAIEKKKAKEAADKEKALGTENYKKRNFDEAIAHYTKAWELHKDITYLNNLGAAYYEKGDFDKAIETCSKAVEEGREIYADFKLIAKSYARIGTAYEKQGNLDLAIENYKKSLTEHRTPDVNAKLRAAERNKIETARSAYIDPAKAEEAREEGNKKFKESDWPGAVASYTEMTKRAPNDPRGYSNRAAAFIKLLEFPSAVEDCNTAIKKDPTFIRGYIRKVQAFHGMREYSKAVDACSEASKVDLEHHKGANAREIEQTQQKALNAMYSARENETEDQTRERLAKDPEIMSIMNDPIMQSILQQAQSDPAALNEHMKNPEIRAKVQKLVAAGVIRVGRGCNVTPTTEIFHVSALGCLGAGVPSEAVNVDPCKCHPLMRIVIRKDMSRCLGSSHIRSALFDTFMISPPTIMDSPMKEAYVQLIEVIAKDTTDPAATETHVRQLIASLPSVLRARDDDQRTALHHAARLGRTALLVAILEANPDSDVDVRDVDRCTPLHLAARNGHEGCVAALVCEAGADVRAEESFLETPLHEASRGGYARIVTLLIENGAVVDAPNRDLGTSLHIAARRGNEDVIRVLLEAGANPGTRDAVGDTPLHDAARGGHEGVVMMLLGTGSVSIEAQNANDFTPLSVAARHGREAIVRMLVEQGADVDTMSNEYCTPLHQAASEGHDGVVRILIAAGADVDLQDKDDQTPLHAGVMFEHEAVVASLLAADADVDVRDTEDCTPLHHAVKNENKRLVRDLLEAGADPTVISSTGETPQSLAKLLNRNSIADLFNSPQVVPKQNVGLDVFGVFAAAGVGMGGGSGGGRVKKTRPPSRPNQEAEMEACKHFKGLFWCPSSECSFESLSVWDLLYDSETEVKLCPRPPPPPMTPPMPVALPALSPHSAETPVRSPVGSPTRSPARSRAHSRAQSPAGSPRLSPLQTPSHSPPHSPLFQPPGSPGLKMKEMRKHVSQQRRKSSHTTGGGGDGSSGGTARITNSHKEGHRPIKRWFHLPANNVAWVMDLVQRICAVDGRPDAECNRMIAFIEETFQEIRISAPYRKPHFRMEAATAAAAAGAATDGSGGTGMPEVSLGPEVTGGTSPTGPAAAAAPPRSQMFSLVLPVIDVDIDEGTKRSLQDVHIGDEAKVFRPMELIGGGAAAVPTAAAGNDRRAPPVQRPHPLSAMPTNLQHYLFPHLAHFDAMAKMRATFTKSELHVPRSLDQSYHESLSASDLALRNESQVLFRYLRRVEGRLAASAASAAGTTPTGTTAAGSSTAGDTIAEDVLGKQPLTEDGIASTRVHQQQQKTQHQQNPFDRHAQRAYSRQSSSKQKKTDGTKAELGRMAGRQDQASSVQAKISREKRRMDTERRKQILVVAQLWIWRIDEHTIITAFPDRWDNKNAKTLLNQIKHRVLGTRDMRSENTDMMRVVESILESAVEYSEEEFHFQFEGPRSYCNIFAASIAHVLTLIPKNQSNEAMKRYANFKASISKMGTSKTVLDDLRAEIELLQEIDDVREEINMIKRVLRSQERVFDGFREAEAERIGSLCGGVGAGEKQGGVVKPYKHPTLDFFKRLEEDANRVRDSVSTGFRVKITTLLDLRQREANIEEALSASEQSKILFIFTGATVVFAPLSWATGIFDISIEGVPSPISPGTLILTCVLSLVATLLLIALSLQIYEFVTTGKAKQLYRRVSNFFEVRKLEKLAAANQSKSPPSSLGASTQLSRLRRSSLSQPVASTTANEKKKMQSVRRRLAALRTRGRGLGRDRDEEREVTGKQV is encoded by the exons ATGAGCATGACACATATGACTATGAACTTTCCTAAGAATAT TTTCTCAGAG GCCAACCACAAAGCAATCGGCAGCACAATCAGGCCTCAGCGGTCACCCGAACCCAAGCGCCACACGATGGAAGGAATTTTTTTTTCCATCTGCCCTTATCGAATAAGAAGCAAACCGTACAAGGCCATTGTGTTTCCTGGAAGTTCAATTGCCAAAGGACTTTCCAAAGTCGGGAACAAAGCGGTGAAGACAACTCCCCGTGCGGGGTTCCAGGCAGGCGCTCGGTTTGCGT CATCGACATCACAACTTCATCATTCATCAAATCAACTTATCACCCAGCTCGGATTATCTAGACTTCATCATCAGAACAAGTCACAGAGCAACTCATCAACACGAAACCAAACTTCAAATAATTCCAACCACAATCCCGCCGACATGCCTACAGAAGGAGTCTACTACACCCCCAACGGCAAAAAAACCGTCATCCCCCTCGAAAACAACCCCGACGTCTTCACCTCCCTCATCCACGACCTCGGCATCTCTCCCGAACTAGGCTTCTTCGACGTGTACAGCTTCGACGAGCCCTCCCTCCTCTCCCTCGTGCCCCGCCCCGCGCTCGCTCTCATCTTCATCTCCCCGGCGCCAATGTACTACGCCGTCCGTTCCGCCGACGGCACGAAGCTCGCCAAGGAAGACGGGGTTACGTATGCTGGGTCCGGGTCGGAGGAGCCTGTGATTTGGTTTCGGCAGACGATTGGGAATGCGTGTGGGTTGTATGCACTCATTCACGCTGTGGGTAACGGGCCCGCGAGGGAGTTTGTGCAGGAGGGTTCGTTGATTGAGAGTCTGCTCAAAGAGGCGGAGCCGTTAAAGTGGGAGGAGCGGGCTGATGTGTTGTATAACAGCCTACCGCTGGAAGAGGCGCATATGAAGGCTGCGAGGAGGGGGGATACGGCGGCGCCGCCTGCGGAGGAGAAGCCTGGGTATCATTTTATTGCGTTTGTGAAAGGGAAGGATGGGCATTTGTGGGAGTTGGAGGGCGGGTCGGATGGGCCTGTTGATCGGGGGTTGttggaggagggggaggatATGTTGAGTGAGG GCGACGCAAAGAGATTGCCCAATGTGGCATCTAATATTGGTGTACTCACCTTGCTCACCGAACTCACCAGTCCGGCTCTAGGTGTGGAAGATACACCGAG CCAACGGCCCCGCCCGTCCAATCAGCACGCGGCGCTGCTCCAACCATCGAAAGAGCTAGAAGGGCGAGCTTGGGCTGTTTTCTTTCCCGCCTTTGCTGCCTTTGACTGCCTCACCCCACGACGAGAATTCCAAGTTCTCTTTCTCTCCAATTCCCACACCACAAATCTACCAGATACCCTGACAACAC TCATCCGCACATTTCCTCAgacacacacatacacacacatTACCATGGCTTCCGCAGACGAGCTCAAGGCTCTCGGCAACAAGGCCATTGCCGAGAAGAACTTTGACGAGGCTGT CGCCAAGTTCACCGAGGCTATTGAGATTCAGCCCGACAACCACATCCTCTACAGCAATCGCTCCGCAGCCTATGCCTCCAAGAAGGACTGGCAAAACGCCCTGAACGATGCCAAGAAGACTACCGAGATCAAGCCCGACTGGCCCAAGGGATGGGGACGTCTGGGAACAGCGCAGTACGGTCTGGGTGACCTCCTCGCCGCCAACGATGCGTACGAGGAGGGCCTCAAGGTCGACCCTAACAATGCCGGTCTGAAGAAGGATCTCGCTGCCGTCCAGAAGGCGATGAAGTCCGAGGCTGGTGGTG ACGCTGGTGACCCGATGGGTGGCCTCGGCAACATGTTCAACGACCCCCAGCTCGTCCAGAAGCTCGCCGCGAACCCCAAGACGGCCGGTTTCCTCGCCGACCCCGCCTTTATGGCCAAGCTCCAGCAGATGAAGGCGAACCCCTCGGCTTCACCCGATCTGTTCAGCGACCCCCGCATGCTGCAGGTCCTTGGTGTCCTGATGGGCGTCGACATGCAGATGGGTATGCCCGACAACATGCCCGAGGACGCCGAGATGCGCGATgctcctccccctccccagTCGAAGCCTGCCGCGCCCAAGAAGGCCCCCACTCCCGAGCCTGAGCCCGAAcccgaagaagaggacgaggaggctatcgagaagaagaaggccaaggaggCCGCTGACAAGGAGAAGGCCCTCGGTACCGAGAACTACAAGAAGCGCAACTTTGACGAGGCTATTGCACACTACACCAAGGCGTGGGAGCTGCACAAGGACATCACCTACCTCAACAACCTGGGTGCCGCGTACTACGAGAAGGGCGACTTTGACAAGGCCATCGAGACCTGCTCAAAGGCCGTCGAGGAGGGTCGCGAGATCTATGCCGACTTTAAGCTGATCGCCAAGAGCTACGCCCGTATCGGTACCGCCTACGAGAAGCAGGGCAACCTTGACCTTGCCATCGAGAACTACAAGAAGTCGCTGACTGAGCACCGCACCCCCGACGTGAACGCCAAGCTCCGCGCGGCAGAGCGCAACAAGATCGAGACTGCTCGCAGTGCCTACATCGACCCTGCCAAGGCAGAGGAGGCGCGTGAGGAGGGTAACAAGAAGTTCAAGGAGAGCGACTGGCCTGGCGCCGTGGCGTCGTACACTGAGATGACGAAGCGTGCGCCCAACGACCCCAGAGGATACAGCAACCGCGCGGCGGCCTTTATCAAGCTGCTCGAGTTCCCCAGCGCCGTCGAGGACTGCAACACGGCCATCAAGAAGGACCCGACCTTCATCCGCGGCTACATCCGCAAGGTGCAGGCCTTCCACGGCATGCGCGAGTACTCCAAGGCGGTGGATGCCTGCAGTGAGGCGTCCAAGGTTGACCTGGAGCACCACAAGGGCGCCAACGCGCGCGAGATTGAGCAGACGCAGCAAAAGGCCCTCAACGCCATGTACTCCGCGCGGGAGAACGAGACGGAGGACCAGACGCGGGAGCGTTTGGCAAAGGATCCCGAG ATCATGAGCATCATGAACGACCCCATCATGCAGTCTATCCTCCAGCAGGCACAGTCGGATCCCGCTGCTTTGAACGAGCACATGAAGAACCCCGAGATCAGAGCCAAGGTGCAGAAGCTCGTAGCGGCGGGAGTTATCCGCGTCGGCCG TGGTTGCAATGTGACCCCAACAACAGAGATATTCCACGTGAGTGCCCTCGGATGTCTTGGAGC TGGTGTGCCAAGTGAGGCCGTAAATGTCGACCCGTGTAAGTGTCACCCGTTGATGAGAATTGTCATTCGAAAAGACATGAGTCGGTGCCTTGGCTCGTCCCATATTAGAAGTGCACTATTTGATACTTTCATGA TTTCACCACCCACAATCATGGACTCACCCATGAAAGAAG CATACGTCCAACTCATCGAAGTCATCGCAAAAGACACCACAGACCCAGCCGCAACAGAAACCCACGTCCGCCAACTCATCGCATCCCTCCCCTCCGTCCTCCGCGCCCGCGACGACGACCAGCGAACAGCCCTCCACCACGCCGCCCGCCTAGGCCGCACCGCCCTCCTCGTCGCCATCCTCGAAGCCAACCCCGACTCCGACGTCGACGTCCGCGATGTAGATCGCTGTACGCCTTTACATCTTGCCGCGCGTAACGGGCATGAAGGGTGTGTTGCGGCGTTGGTGTGCGAGGCGGGAGCGGACGTGAGAGCCGAGGAGAGTTTTCTGGAGACGCCGCTTCATGAGGCGAGTCGGGGCGGGTATGCGCGGATCGTGACGCTGTTAATTGAGAATGGGGCGGTTGTCGATGCGCCGAATCGAGATTTGGGGACGAGTTTGCATATTGCTGCGAGGAGGGGGAATGAGGATGTCATTAGGGTTTTGCTTGAGGCTGGTGCAAATCCGGGTACGAGAGATGCTGTTGGGGATACGCCGCTTCATGATGCTGCTAGGGGTGGGCACGAGGGTGTGGTGATGATGTTGTTGGGGACGGGGTCCGTTTCTATTGAGGCGCAGAACGCGAATGATTTTACGCCGTTGAGCGTTGCTGCGCGCCATGGGCGGGAGGCGATTGTGAGGATGCTGGTGGAGCAGGGTGCGGACGTCGATACCATGAGCAACGAGTACTGCACGCCCCTTCACCAAGCTGCTTCCGAAGGCCACGATGGCGTCGTTCGTATCCTCATCGCCGCGGGCGCGGATGTCGATTTGCAGGATAAAGACGACCAGACTCCCCTCCACGCGGGCGTCATGTTCGAGCACGAGGCTGTCGTCGCCTCGCTGCTCGCCGCGGACGCGGATGTGGATGTCCGGGATACGGAGGACTGTACGCCACTGCACCACGCCGTGAAGAACGAGAACAAGAGGCTCGTGAGGGATCTATTGGAGGCTGGGGCGGATCCGACTGTGATTTCGTCGACGGGGGAGACGCCGCAGAGTTTGGCCAAGTTGCTGAACCGCAACTCGATTGCGGATTTGTTCAACTCGCCGCAGGTCGTGCCGAAGCAGAACGTCGGACTCGATGTCTTTGGTGTTTTTGCGGCGGCCGGTGTTGGGATGGGTGGAGGTAGTGGTGGCGGGAGAGTGAAGAAGACGCGCCCGCCGTCGAGACCGAATCAGGAGGCGGAGATGGAGGCGTGTAAGCACTTTAAGGGGTTGTTCTGGTGTCCTTCTTCGGAATGCAGTTTCGAGAGTCTGAGTGTGTGGGATTTGCTGTATGATTCCGAGACGGAGGTTAAGTTGTGTCCGAGGCCGCCTCCGCCCCCGATGACGCCGCCGATGCCTGTGGCGTTGCCGGCGCTGTCTCCACACTCGGCCGAGACGCCGGTCCGGAGCCCCGTCGGATCACCCACACGAAGCCCCGCGCGGTCGAGAGCGCATTCGAGAGCACAGAGTCCCGCGGGGAGTCCGAGGCTCTCGCCTCTTCAGACGCCGTCTCACTCGCCGCCGCATTCGCCTCTGTTTCAACCTCCTGGGAGCCCTGGGTTGAAGATGAAGGAGATGAGGAAGCACGTCAGCCAGCAGCGCCGCAAGAGTTCGCATACgaccggtggtggtggtgatggtaGTAGCGGCGGTACTGCACGCATCACTAACAGCCACAAGGAAGGCCACAGGCCTATCAAGCGGTGGTTCCATCTTCCTGCCAACAACGTCGCGTGGGTGATGGACCTCGTGCAGCGGATTTGCGCCGTGGACGGGCGGCCGGATGCCGAGTGTAACCGGATGATTGCGTTCATCGAGGAGACGTTTCAGGAGATTCGGATCAGTGCGCCCTACCGGAAGCCGCATTTTCGGATGGAGGCTGCtacggctgctgctgctgccggtGCGGCGACGGATGGGAGTGGTGGGACTGGGATGCCGGAGGTGAGTCTCGGGCCGGAGGTGACGGGAGGAACATCGCCGACCGGaccggcagcagcagcggcgcCGCCGAGGTCGCAAATGTTCTCTTTGGTACTCCCCGTCATCGACGTCGATATCGACGAGGGCACGAAGAGGAGTCTCCAGGACGTACACATCGGGGATGAAGCCAAGGTCTTTCGCCCGATGGAACtgatcggcggcggcgcggcaGCCGTCccgacagcagcagcaggcaACGATAGAAGAGCGCCACCGGTCCAGAGGCCGCACCCTCTCAGCGCGATGCCGACGAATCTGCAGCACTACCTCTTCCCCCATCTAGCGCACTTTGACGCCATGGCCAAGATGCGCGCGACGTTTACGAAGTCTGAGCTGCATGTCCCGAGATCGCTGGATCAGTCGTACCACGAGAGTCTCAGCGCGAGCGATCTTGCGCTGCGAAACGAAAGCCAGGTGCTATTCCGCTATCTTCGGCGCGTCGAGGGCCGACTGGCTGCTTCCGCTGCCTCCGCCGCAGGCACGACGCCAACGGGAACCACAGCAGCCGGGTCGTCGACTGCAGGTGACACGATTGCAGAGGACGTACTAGGGAAGCAACCTCTGACCGAAGACGGCATCGCGTCGACGAGGGTgcatcagcagcagcaaaagACGCAACATCAACAAAACCCGTTTGATCGGCATGCGCAGAGGGCGTATTCGAGGCAGAGCAGCTCCAAGCAGAAGAAGACGGACGGGACCAAGGCGGAGCTGGGGAGGATGGCGGGGAGGCAGGATCAGGCGAGTAGTGTGCAGGCCAAGATTTCGCGGGAGAAGAGGAGGATGGACACGGAGAGGAGGAAGCAGATTTTGGTTGTTGCGCAGCTTTGGATTTGGAGGATTGATGAGC ACACCATCATCACCGCGTTCCCTGATCGTTGGGATAACAAGAACGCCAAAACATTATTGAACCAGATCAAGCACCGCGTGCTGGGAACCAGGGACATGCGATCTGAGAACACGGACATGATGCGTGTTGTGGAGAGTATCCTGGAGAGCGCGGTGGAATACAGTGAGGAGGAATTTCACTTCCAATTCGAAGGGCCGCGTAGTTACTGTAACATCTTTGCGGcctccattgctcacgtt CTGACTTTGATACCAAAAAACCAGTCCAACGAAGCAATGAAGCGCTACGCCAACTTCAAAGCCTCCATCAGCAAAATGGGCACCTCAAAGACGGTCCTCGACGACCTTCGCGCCGAGATTGAGCTCCTGCAGGAGATTGATGACGTCCGGGAGGAGATCAACATGATCAAGCGGGTTCTCCGGTCGCAGGAGCGGGTCTTTGACGGATTCCGTGAGGCGGAGGCGGAGCGGATTGGGAGTTTATGCGGCGGAGTCGGAGCCGGGGAGAAGCAGGGTGGTGTTGTAAAGCCGTATAAGCACCCGACGCTGGACTTCTTCAAGAGGTTGGAGGAGGATGCGAATCGGGTTCGGGATTCGGTGAGTACTGGATTCCGCGTGAAG ATTACAACTTTGCTAGATTTGAGACAGAGAGAGGCGAATATCGAGGAGGCGCTGTCTGCGAGCGAGCAGTCGAAAATTCTCTTCATCTTTACCGGGGCGACGGTCGTCTTT GCTCCATTGTCTTGGGCAACAG GCATCTTCGACATCTCCATCGAAGGCGTTCCATCGCCGATCAGTCCCGGAACTCTCATTCTGACATGTG TGCTAAGTCTAGTCGCCaccctcctcctcatcgCCCTCTCCCTCCAGATCTACGAATTCGTCACCACAGGCAAAGCGAAGCAGCTCTACCGACGCGTCTCCAACTTCTTCGAGGTCCGCAAGCTGGAGAAGCTGGCAGCCGCGAACCAGAGCAAGTCGCCGCCCTCGTCGCTCGGCGCGTCGACGCAGCTGAGCAGGCTGAGGAGGTCGTCTCTCTCGCAACCTGTCGCTAGCACGACGGCCaacgagaagaagaagatgcAGAGTGTGAGGAGGCGGCTTGCTGCGTTGAGAACGAGGGGCAGGGGGTTAGGGCGGGATCGGGATGAGGAGAGGGAGGTTACTGGGAAGCAGGTTTGA